From a single Vibrio sp. BS-M-Sm-2 genomic region:
- a CDS encoding pseudouridine synthase — protein MHSSKSTHDSENSHTPEHCFTRFQQPIESYSLPERFTFPFYYEPHPLCEIASHQLQQYLETQTDWQHDFGLDSDAGRGKMFGVLLVKSPEGELGYFSAFSGKIADQNLLPHFVPPVFDMLSSDSFFHQDTADMMAVNAEFKALQANAEYLELCEQLAQQKAQAEQEIEAQRLLIIEGRKTRKEQREQGKENLDEQAFEQLNNELNKASVADKNQQKYLKLNWEQILNELQIKVDVFTVQLAELKEQRAHLSHQLQHKLFSQYAFQNAEGNIEDLNQIFEDTPNKIPPAGSGECAAPKLLQYAYLNGYTPLALAEFWWGRSPKSEIRKHKKYYASCQSKCVPILGHMMKGLEVDPNPLLENPAEGKDLDILFQDDHIVVVHKPAGFLSVPGKTIKDSAYTRVQEMHPDVEGPFVIHRLDMATSGILIFALTRRANKSLQKQFITREVEKRYVAMIEGVLEQDEGYVRLPLRGDLYDRPRQIVCFEHGKPAETKWEVIERNQDTTKVYLHPKTGRTHQLRVHCSHQEGLDMPILGDGLYGNKADRLHLHAERLALHHPVTKEWMEFQFDAEF, from the coding sequence ATGCACTCATCAAAATCAACGCACGACTCAGAAAACAGCCATACTCCTGAGCATTGCTTCACTCGTTTTCAACAGCCGATCGAGTCATATTCGTTGCCTGAGCGTTTCACCTTCCCGTTCTATTACGAACCGCACCCACTGTGTGAAATCGCCTCTCATCAGCTTCAACAATATCTAGAAACTCAAACCGACTGGCAGCATGACTTCGGACTGGATTCTGACGCTGGTCGCGGCAAAATGTTTGGTGTGTTACTGGTGAAAAGCCCTGAAGGTGAATTGGGTTACTTCTCTGCTTTCTCAGGCAAAATCGCCGACCAAAACCTACTGCCTCACTTTGTGCCACCCGTATTCGACATGTTGAGCAGCGACAGCTTTTTCCATCAAGACACAGCCGACATGATGGCTGTGAATGCGGAATTTAAAGCGCTGCAAGCAAACGCTGAATACCTTGAACTGTGCGAACAGTTAGCGCAGCAGAAAGCGCAAGCTGAACAGGAGATTGAAGCTCAGCGTTTATTAATTATAGAAGGCCGAAAAACACGTAAAGAACAACGCGAACAAGGTAAAGAAAACCTTGATGAGCAAGCCTTCGAACAGCTAAATAACGAGTTAAACAAGGCCAGTGTTGCCGACAAGAATCAGCAAAAATATCTTAAGCTCAACTGGGAACAAATTCTAAATGAGTTACAAATCAAAGTTGATGTGTTCACTGTTCAATTAGCTGAACTCAAAGAGCAAAGAGCACACCTTTCTCATCAGCTTCAGCACAAGCTTTTTTCACAATACGCTTTCCAAAATGCGGAAGGTAACATTGAGGATCTCAACCAGATCTTTGAAGACACGCCAAACAAGATACCACCAGCAGGTTCTGGCGAGTGTGCCGCACCCAAGCTTCTGCAATACGCGTATTTAAACGGTTACACACCATTGGCACTGGCTGAATTTTGGTGGGGTCGTTCACCGAAATCGGAAATCCGTAAACACAAGAAATACTACGCCTCTTGCCAAAGTAAGTGTGTACCGATTTTAGGTCACATGATGAAAGGCCTTGAAGTCGATCCCAACCCATTGCTAGAGAACCCAGCAGAAGGTAAAGACCTCGATATCCTGTTCCAAGACGATCACATCGTTGTGGTACACAAGCCAGCAGGTTTTCTCTCCGTACCGGGTAAAACCATCAAAGATTCGGCCTACACTCGTGTTCAAGAAATGCATCCCGATGTTGAAGGGCCATTTGTTATCCACCGCTTGGATATGGCGACCTCTGGCATTCTAATATTTGCTCTTACACGACGTGCGAACAAAAGCCTACAGAAGCAGTTCATTACTCGTGAAGTTGAGAAGCGTTACGTGGCAATGATAGAAGGCGTTTTAGAGCAAGATGAAGGCTATGTTCGCTTACCACTGCGTGGAGATTTATACGATCGTCCTCGTCAGATTGTCTGCTTCGAACACGGCAAGCCAGCTGAAACGAAATGGGAAGTGATTGAGCGAAACCAAGACACCACTAAGGTTTATCTGCACCCTAAAACAGGCCGCACACACCAATTACGAGTTCACTGTTCACACCAAGAAGGGCTAGATATGCCTATCTTGGGTGACGGCTTATACGGCAACAAAGCCGACCGACTGCACTTACACGCAGAAAGGCTAGCACTACACCACCCAGTCACCAAAGAGTGGATGGAGTTCCAGTTCGACGCTGAGTTCTAA
- a CDS encoding GntR family transcriptional regulator has protein sequence MTEWKDDQPIFRQLAAKISDQILQGVWLEQQALPSVRAVAADLKINHLTVMKSYQLLVDEDLVEKKRGQGMYVAEGALQKLKESAHQSFINTQIPAIAETLGIIDMSVEELVKQLEQHIKDKS, from the coding sequence ATGACCGAATGGAAAGACGACCAACCGATCTTTAGGCAGCTAGCTGCAAAGATCAGTGACCAAATTCTTCAAGGTGTTTGGTTAGAACAACAAGCATTGCCCTCAGTGCGTGCTGTTGCCGCCGATCTTAAAATCAACCACCTTACTGTCATGAAAAGCTATCAGTTACTGGTTGATGAAGACCTAGTCGAGAAAAAACGCGGCCAAGGTATGTATGTCGCAGAAGGGGCACTTCAAAAATTGAAAGAGTCCGCACATCAATCATTCATCAACACACAGATCCCAGCCATCGCTGAGACGCTAGGCATCATTGATATGAGTGTCGAAGAACTCGTGAAACAGCTAGAACAACATATAAAGGACAAGTCATGA
- a CDS encoding NUDIX pyrophosphatase: MIPLNTSIVSGVAISEIDGQMKMLLMKRVKGEFWCHVAGSIEAGETGWQAIVREFEEETQIKVKALYNAQFLEQFYEAHVNVIQLIPVFAVLCPPNQAIELNEEHTEYRWCDLEEAKALAPFPNQHAVYDHIWSYFVDKPVNPLYRVKLS, from the coding sequence ATGATTCCACTCAATACTTCGATTGTATCCGGTGTCGCTATTTCAGAGATCGACGGACAAATGAAAATGTTATTAATGAAGCGTGTGAAAGGCGAATTTTGGTGCCATGTCGCAGGCTCGATTGAAGCAGGTGAAACAGGCTGGCAGGCTATCGTGCGCGAGTTTGAAGAAGAGACCCAAATTAAAGTGAAAGCTTTGTATAACGCGCAGTTTCTGGAGCAGTTTTACGAGGCTCACGTTAATGTGATTCAGCTAATCCCAGTGTTTGCGGTGCTATGCCCACCCAACCAAGCGATTGAACTGAACGAGGAACATACAGAGTACCGCTGGTGCGATTTAGAGGAAGCGAAAGCACTTGCGCCGTTCCCCAACCAACATGCCGTCTACGATCATATTTGGTCGTATTTTGTCGATAAGCCAGTCAATCCGCTTTATCGAGTCAAATTGAGCTAG
- a CDS encoding type II secretion system protein, with product MRTQRGFTILELITCLVILGLVSATAMVKFLDIQGNARASKIHDVAGNLRTGIDMIYAKSAIAGVEGECNYVEKTEIETYYVCHGYPIAYVDSLRRLLSIDPTELYVNNKEVEDGSNAERVAVISFDTESYTYSPVGDFCQVLYQPEKEPQIVVLDGAC from the coding sequence ATGAGAACACAACGCGGCTTTACTATTTTGGAACTGATCACTTGTTTAGTTATTCTAGGGCTGGTTTCTGCTACCGCGATGGTGAAGTTCTTAGATATTCAAGGAAACGCACGAGCAAGTAAAATACACGACGTGGCAGGTAACCTTCGTACGGGTATAGACATGATCTACGCTAAATCAGCAATCGCGGGCGTTGAGGGTGAATGTAACTACGTGGAAAAAACTGAAATCGAAACCTACTACGTGTGCCATGGTTATCCAATCGCTTATGTCGATTCGTTAAGGCGCTTGCTTAGCATTGACCCAACGGAGCTATACGTAAACAACAAAGAAGTCGAGGATGGCAGCAATGCAGAAAGGGTCGCCGTTATCTCTTTTGATACGGAAAGTTACACCTATTCACCTGTAGGGGACTTTTGTCAGGTGCTGTATCAACCAGAAAAAGAACCACAAATCGTCGTGCTTGATGGCGCATGTTAA
- a CDS encoding bifunctional diaminohydroxyphosphoribosylaminopyrimidine deaminase/5-amino-6-(5-phosphoribosylamino)uracil reductase RibD: MNQQYMLQALEASRQALPDCQPNPPVGCVLVRNDKVVSVGYTQKVGGNHAEVEALNGYDSETDGEMEGVTAYVTLEPCSFVGRTPACANTLVKAGVKHVVVAMLDPDPRNNGRGVAILESHGVKVDVGLCQEQVSAFLTPYLGKS; the protein is encoded by the coding sequence ATGAACCAACAATACATGCTGCAAGCTCTTGAAGCTTCGCGCCAAGCCCTACCCGATTGCCAACCAAACCCGCCAGTGGGTTGTGTTTTGGTTAGGAACGATAAAGTGGTGTCTGTTGGATATACGCAAAAAGTCGGTGGAAACCACGCCGAGGTTGAAGCACTGAATGGCTATGACAGCGAAACGGACGGAGAAATGGAGGGCGTTACCGCTTACGTAACTTTAGAGCCATGTTCATTTGTTGGCAGAACACCCGCTTGTGCCAATACATTGGTTAAAGCAGGTGTAAAACACGTAGTAGTGGCGATGCTAGACCCAGACCCGCGCAATAATGGTCGTGGTGTGGCGATACTTGAATCGCACGGCGTGAAAGTGGATGTAGGGCTATGCCAAGAACAAGTGAGCGCTTTTCTAACCCCGTATCTTGGTAAGTCTTAG
- a CDS encoding putative bifunctional diguanylate cyclase/phosphodiesterase has product MMTSYQPFEHLKCPIWIYDIDNKRITWANSSALPLWESESMFELTSRDFSIEMSKAIEATLEEYQRQFLRNESIKIWWNFTPNYISKRALCLFSGIPLPDGRTGMLVQVIAEEGSLKHDLTCSDGVNLSLLFDRTGNVVSANSAFYQNYGSPFGTLSDFVSSEETAAQWLFAARKGREILEEVSCQIDNKTHHFDVQGKWLFDKSELLLNLTCTTKQKEKLLKARYNAEHDCLTELYNRRGITNLLETSIAYRSPFELMFVDLDGFKLVNDTYGHSVGDQLLKQVGERLKQLVDETCMIGRFGGDEFIVIAHTCRNKNIPLLCTRIIDALNRSFHIKGIGTLSVGCSIGTAHFPDNAVDQESLLKQAGMAMHIAKANGRNRFQTFTPCLAQTLHRKVEIRHRLTRALENDDLNLHYQPIMNTNSDKVKGFEALLRWSDKELGNIGPDEFITLAEETGQIVPLGKWVLNSALKQLSIWQREFDSELMMSINISSIQMHASFAEQLSAMLEFYNIQSQSVALEITESSMIFKHGEVRQALNDISKLGVELHLDDFGTGYSSLSMLHDLPISTVKLDKSFVHGSHKGSKAIVQATHAICDKLGLKVVAEGVETEVQKAFLIDCGYQYLQGFLFSKPIPSNEVESRFLSA; this is encoded by the coding sequence ATGATGACCAGTTATCAACCCTTCGAGCATCTCAAGTGTCCTATTTGGATATATGACATTGATAATAAGAGAATAACTTGGGCAAATAGCAGCGCCCTCCCTCTTTGGGAGTCAGAATCTATGTTTGAGCTGACGTCGCGCGACTTTAGTATAGAGATGTCAAAGGCAATAGAAGCGACCTTGGAAGAATACCAAAGGCAATTTCTACGTAACGAAAGCATCAAGATTTGGTGGAACTTCACCCCAAACTACATCTCTAAGCGTGCATTGTGTCTATTTTCTGGAATCCCATTGCCCGATGGTCGGACAGGAATGTTGGTGCAAGTCATTGCTGAAGAAGGCAGCTTAAAGCACGACCTAACTTGCTCAGATGGCGTAAACCTTTCCCTTTTGTTTGATAGGACTGGAAACGTAGTGAGTGCTAACTCCGCATTTTATCAAAACTATGGTTCACCGTTTGGCACGCTATCCGACTTTGTTTCTAGCGAAGAGACCGCTGCACAGTGGTTGTTTGCCGCACGTAAAGGTCGTGAAATTCTAGAAGAAGTCAGCTGTCAAATAGATAACAAAACCCATCACTTTGACGTTCAAGGAAAGTGGCTATTTGATAAAAGCGAGCTGCTGTTAAACCTCACCTGTACAACCAAACAGAAAGAGAAGCTACTCAAAGCCAGATACAACGCAGAGCACGACTGTTTAACTGAGCTTTATAATCGTCGTGGAATAACTAATCTTCTAGAAACCAGCATTGCCTATCGCTCGCCCTTTGAGTTGATGTTTGTTGATCTTGACGGCTTCAAATTGGTCAATGACACTTATGGACACAGTGTCGGTGATCAACTACTCAAACAAGTTGGCGAGCGTCTTAAACAGTTGGTTGATGAAACGTGCATGATCGGTCGATTTGGGGGCGACGAATTCATTGTTATTGCTCATACCTGTCGAAATAAAAACATCCCTCTGCTTTGCACTCGTATTATTGATGCCTTGAACCGGAGTTTTCATATCAAAGGCATTGGTACCTTGTCTGTTGGTTGTAGCATCGGTACCGCACATTTCCCTGATAATGCCGTCGATCAAGAATCACTGCTTAAGCAAGCAGGTATGGCGATGCATATTGCTAAAGCCAATGGTCGAAATCGTTTCCAAACTTTTACTCCTTGCTTGGCACAAACTCTTCACCGTAAGGTAGAAATCCGCCATCGACTCACACGCGCACTAGAAAACGATGATCTCAATCTTCATTACCAACCGATCATGAACACCAACAGTGATAAGGTGAAGGGCTTCGAAGCGCTACTTCGATGGTCGGACAAAGAGCTGGGTAACATCGGGCCTGATGAGTTTATTACCTTGGCGGAAGAAACAGGTCAGATTGTACCGCTCGGGAAATGGGTTCTTAACTCGGCACTTAAACAGTTATCGATTTGGCAACGAGAGTTTGATAGCGAATTAATGATGAGCATCAATATCTCAAGCATTCAGATGCACGCGTCCTTTGCCGAGCAATTATCGGCAATGCTTGAGTTCTACAATATCCAGTCTCAAAGTGTTGCCCTTGAAATTACCGAGTCCTCAATGATCTTCAAGCACGGTGAAGTCAGACAAGCGTTAAACGATATCTCCAAGTTGGGGGTAGAGCTTCACCTTGATGACTTTGGTACAGGCTACTCGTCGCTCTCGATGTTGCATGATCTGCCAATTAGCACAGTCAAACTCGATAAAAGCTTTGTCCATGGTTCGCATAAAGGGAGCAAAGCAATTGTTCAAGCTACCCATGCTATTTGCGACAAATTGGGGCTTAAAGTGGTAGCTGAGGGTGTCGAAACAGAAGTGCAAAAAGCATTCTTAATCGATTGCGGATACCAGTATTTGCAGGGGTTTCTATTTAGCAAGCCCATCCCATCAAATGAAGTAGAAAGTCGATTTTTATCCGCTTGA
- a CDS encoding nucleotidyltransferase family protein, giving the protein MIDPLANRIITLIKQDPLRMKVLDYVSQLGLPQCYIAAGFVRNFVWDYLHGYASPTPLNDIDVIYFDPNDTSYESAIRYEAQLQEWLPELNWQVRNQASMHTRNGDGPYQGSLDAMRYWPEKETAVAVKQSPTGEIECISAFGLESLFDLKITPTPNRNKDVFDQRVQSKNWLTHWPKLTIGNN; this is encoded by the coding sequence ATGATTGACCCGCTAGCCAACCGTATTATCACATTGATCAAACAAGATCCCCTGCGAATGAAGGTTTTAGACTACGTCTCTCAGCTGGGTTTACCACAATGCTATATCGCCGCGGGCTTTGTGCGAAATTTCGTTTGGGACTACCTACATGGTTATGCCTCCCCGACTCCACTCAATGATATTGATGTGATCTACTTTGATCCCAACGATACCTCTTACGAATCGGCTATTCGATACGAGGCTCAGCTTCAAGAGTGGTTACCTGAACTCAACTGGCAAGTTCGCAATCAAGCCAGCATGCACACCAGAAATGGGGATGGGCCTTACCAAGGTTCATTGGATGCGATGCGTTACTGGCCAGAGAAAGAAACCGCCGTCGCCGTAAAGCAAAGCCCGACAGGAGAAATCGAGTGTATTTCCGCTTTTGGTTTAGAGAGTTTGTTTGATTTAAAGATCACACCGACCCCTAATCGCAACAAAGACGTGTTTGACCAACGAGTTCAGTCTAAAAACTGGTTAACTCATTGGCCCAAGTTAACGATTGGAAACAATTAA
- a CDS encoding response regulator transcription factor: MSKTKVLIVEDDQEIARLTTLYLEAEGYNVSVVHEGNLALEAIRSIEPDLVLLDLMLPGMSGAQICRQAREFYNGMILVLTASADEMSEVSLFKFGADDYVAKPIRGHALLARIEALLRRAVPAPEVTVEKQCDIVINNAAQSATLYGQNLKLTSAEFEILNLLVNNISQVVTRDQCCQLFRGIDYAFNDRSIDMRVSGLRRKLRIHAKDKQLIRTVRNKGYMLVA, encoded by the coding sequence ATGTCAAAAACCAAAGTGCTCATTGTTGAAGATGACCAAGAGATAGCTCGTTTAACGACGCTTTACCTCGAAGCTGAAGGCTACAATGTTAGCGTTGTTCATGAAGGGAATTTGGCACTTGAAGCGATCCGAAGTATTGAACCTGATTTAGTTCTGCTGGACTTGATGCTTCCAGGTATGAGCGGCGCGCAAATCTGTCGTCAAGCTCGTGAGTTTTACAATGGAATGATCTTAGTGTTGACCGCCTCTGCCGATGAAATGAGCGAGGTTAGCTTGTTCAAGTTTGGAGCGGATGATTACGTTGCAAAACCAATTCGTGGTCATGCCTTGTTGGCACGAATTGAAGCGTTATTACGTCGAGCTGTTCCTGCTCCGGAAGTAACAGTTGAAAAACAGTGCGATATCGTGATCAACAATGCAGCCCAAAGTGCCACTCTGTATGGACAAAACCTCAAGCTCACCTCGGCCGAATTTGAAATCTTAAATCTTCTTGTTAATAACATTTCTCAGGTTGTCACTCGAGACCAGTGCTGTCAGTTATTTAGAGGCATTGATTATGCCTTTAACGACCGCTCGATTGATATGCGAGTATCTGGTTTGCGCCGAAAGCTACGTATTCACGCCAAAGACAAACAGTTGATCCGCACGGTTCGCAACAAGGGGTACATGCTGGTTGCGTAA
- a CDS encoding putative quinol monooxygenase — translation MSKVILQGHILVPNNDLEAVTQALVIHKELTLSEPGCIVFRVSQSSLQPNRFEVYEEFTSREAFEAHQQRVKISEWGDISKNATRHYQVTDVPTP, via the coding sequence ATGAGTAAAGTCATTCTACAAGGGCATATCCTTGTGCCAAACAACGACCTAGAAGCCGTCACACAAGCGCTGGTTATTCATAAGGAACTCACACTCTCAGAACCTGGTTGTATCGTGTTTCGAGTCAGTCAAAGCTCACTTCAACCTAATCGTTTTGAAGTTTATGAGGAATTCACTAGCCGTGAGGCGTTTGAAGCGCACCAACAGCGAGTCAAAATTTCTGAGTGGGGTGACATTTCGAAGAATGCAACACGTCACTATCAAGTCACCGATGTTCCGACACCATAA
- a CDS encoding ABC transporter ATP-binding protein, translated as MSTLLSVKNVTKTYSNQVGVENISFKLKPGQVLGLLGHNGAGKSTLIKSLLGGHNYQGEIEVNGYHPIHQHAELMLHLSYISDVNVLPEWMTVKQLLRYTQGVHPSFNKQKAEQTLSSTNIKLSSTIKQLSKGMKVQLHLAIIIATDTQVLILDEPTLGLDLLYRDTFYRHLLEWFHDGERAMIIASHEVSEIEHLLTDVLILKQGHCVLQKSMEDIENDYFIIDVANNHSSEIQKLNPLTSQPGLGTTKWLLEGQYKAQVESLGNIYNVGLADLFLATQTEKA; from the coding sequence ATGAGTACTTTACTTTCAGTGAAAAACGTAACCAAAACCTATTCAAATCAAGTGGGTGTCGAGAACATCAGCTTTAAGTTAAAGCCGGGCCAAGTGCTTGGGCTGCTAGGTCACAATGGCGCAGGTAAATCGACCCTGATCAAATCACTGCTTGGTGGGCACAACTATCAAGGTGAGATAGAAGTTAACGGCTACCACCCTATCCACCAGCATGCAGAACTCATGTTGCACCTGTCGTACATTTCAGATGTGAACGTATTGCCTGAGTGGATGACAGTAAAGCAACTGCTTCGATACACACAAGGCGTTCACCCAAGCTTCAACAAGCAAAAAGCAGAACAGACGTTAAGTAGCACCAACATTAAGCTATCTTCAACGATCAAACAGCTTTCTAAAGGGATGAAGGTACAGCTTCACCTTGCAATCATTATCGCGACCGACACTCAAGTGTTGATCTTAGATGAGCCAACGCTAGGTCTAGATCTGCTCTACCGCGATACTTTCTATCGCCACCTCCTAGAGTGGTTCCATGACGGCGAACGCGCGATGATCATCGCTAGCCACGAGGTTTCAGAGATTGAACACCTATTAACAGACGTATTAATTTTGAAACAAGGCCATTGTGTGCTGCAAAAGAGCATGGAAGACATCGAGAACGACTATTTCATTATCGATGTCGCAAACAACCACTCAAGTGAAATCCAGAAACTCAATCCACTGACCTCACAGCCTGGGCTAGGAACCACTAAGTGGTTATTGGAAGGCCAATACAAAGCGCAAGTTGAATCATTGGGTAACATCTACAACGTTGGTCTCGCAGACCTATTCCTTGCAACACAGACGGAGAAGGCATAA
- a CDS encoding EAL domain-containing protein, whose translation MHCSFNINNNNESLQLIYNEEKIYIKRNSNKISEESLNSKESFVFKYLVEHSSISNPQSARDVEESFKLHFDEEFSLYALKNIIASIRKKYRSLCKKAKIDNNNELITNLYKVGYFIDLDKSPADRIKPKHNINQFKPSHIDVLKLMYRSYHKELIRSFILMLTVSSFILFVIYFFQIFYTTKIADEYSLNTKQVAEEVMSDGCYSDVAVYALRHSLNFDSVIMTTPDGSCYISKSRSKFIEPNQVDEFYDSLDFAYSRFKLPENGVYLTARISKNSIEARYRNSLLPLFIDSVSIQKNGYYILNLGEQSQPIYQHSLPSGATITFYSHNIIAFWIGLTLLLTLIFYRSYLLGFVVYLFRWKNISFEEEPIINTEDSSVLYYELLSRVRNVGVLDFINTMRRTNLLTFHTILLIETVKNAKSNNSHEIYGVNVCPSALVGTNFAKIQYHLAAMEANEFVVEITEYSNIGYGCEVIDNIKEIKKLGITIALDDFGTGNNNIEIISVISPTYLKLDRCFVKDIESGEHHQGVLLNISEIGRLSNITMIYEGVETRRQQYILCQLGYNLQQGYLYSRPQSTTT comes from the coding sequence ATGCACTGTTCTTTCAATATAAATAACAATAATGAGAGCTTGCAACTTATTTATAATGAAGAAAAAATATACATCAAAAGAAACAGTAATAAAATATCAGAGGAAAGTCTAAATAGTAAAGAGAGTTTTGTATTTAAATATCTTGTTGAGCACTCTTCAATATCGAACCCTCAATCAGCACGAGACGTTGAAGAATCGTTTAAATTACACTTTGATGAAGAGTTTAGTTTGTACGCATTAAAAAACATTATCGCTTCGATAAGAAAGAAGTATCGAAGTTTATGTAAAAAAGCAAAGATTGATAATAATAACGAACTGATCACCAACTTATATAAGGTCGGCTACTTTATTGATTTAGATAAAAGTCCGGCAGATCGCATCAAACCTAAGCACAACATCAACCAATTCAAGCCCAGCCATATCGATGTGCTAAAGCTGATGTACCGCTCTTACCACAAAGAACTGATACGCTCTTTCATACTCATGCTGACTGTTTCTTCGTTTATCTTATTCGTTATCTACTTTTTCCAAATCTTTTATACAACGAAGATTGCCGATGAATACAGCCTCAACACTAAGCAGGTCGCAGAAGAAGTGATGAGCGATGGTTGTTACAGCGACGTCGCTGTCTACGCGCTAAGGCACTCTCTAAACTTTGACTCCGTCATCATGACAACACCAGATGGCTCATGTTACATATCTAAGAGCCGCTCCAAGTTCATAGAGCCAAACCAAGTTGATGAGTTCTACGACAGCCTAGATTTTGCTTACTCACGTTTTAAGTTGCCTGAAAACGGCGTTTACCTTACCGCTCGAATTTCCAAGAACTCAATAGAAGCTCGCTATAGAAACTCATTATTACCGCTGTTCATAGATTCAGTCTCGATACAAAAAAATGGCTATTACATTCTGAATCTCGGAGAGCAAAGCCAGCCGATTTACCAACACTCACTGCCAAGCGGTGCGACTATCACTTTTTATAGTCACAATATAATCGCATTCTGGATCGGGCTAACTTTACTGTTAACTCTAATATTTTATCGTTCTTACCTGTTGGGCTTTGTCGTTTATCTGTTTCGCTGGAAGAATATCTCCTTTGAAGAAGAGCCTATCATCAACACGGAAGACAGCAGCGTCTTGTACTATGAACTGTTGTCCAGAGTGCGCAATGTCGGTGTGTTAGATTTCATCAATACCATGAGACGCACTAACCTATTGACCTTCCATACTATTTTGCTGATTGAGACGGTTAAAAACGCCAAATCAAACAATAGCCATGAGATCTATGGCGTCAACGTATGCCCGAGTGCGTTAGTGGGTACTAACTTTGCTAAAATTCAGTACCATTTAGCGGCAATGGAAGCGAACGAATTTGTTGTCGAGATCACCGAATACTCGAACATCGGGTATGGGTGTGAGGTGATTGATAACATCAAAGAAATTAAAAAGTTGGGGATTACTATCGCGCTGGATGACTTCGGTACCGGGAACAATAATATCGAGATTATTAGCGTTATTTCTCCGACGTACCTGAAGTTAGATCGCTGTTTTGTCAAAGACATTGAATCAGGAGAACATCATCAAGGAGTGTTGCTCAACATATCCGAAATTGGACGCTTATCTAACATCACTATGATTTACGAAGGTGTCGAAACTCGCCGACAACAATACATCTTGTGTCAACTCGGCTACAACCTGCAACAAGGCTACTTGTACAGCAGGCCTCAAAGCACCACGACTTGA